AACTAATGGTTGACGGTTGCGACAGCGGCTCATGAGCGAAGAAGTCCAGTCACTGGCGTCATCTGTGCTGTCTTGGGAGTAGTCGCTATCTAAGGAAGGACCCTCTCTTGAGAGACTGTACAGGATTCCAGGCAGGTCCACTATCTGTGCACGACGGGGACGGGGATGGCTAGGGTAGGCCTCTGGTGGAGGATTTCCCACAACTGGTCCACAGAAGTCCACTTGAGGGGCAGTATATCCTGACCACCTTCTCGGTATAGACTCCAGGTCAGTTTCACTTcttgcatttcttgcatttcttgaGCTCCGTGCACTTCTTTGACTTCTTTCACTCTCGCTCTCTAGGCTGGATGACGAGGAGGATGAGGTTTCCAGACTGCTTCTGTTTTCTGATAGACTAGTCGAGTTTCTGCTTTCCAAAGACTGCCTTGAACTCGGCATGTGATTCGGGCTGGGCTCCTCAGACATGGTTTCTCTGATACAGCGGCTCTGATCCTCTCCTGAAGctgatgctgctgcagctggtggttcagcagcagcagttgaagCCGTGTGGGGCATTCCCCGGTTAATAGGCCGCCCTGAAATGTCAAGATTTTCTAGTGCCGTCTGGACCTGAAGGAGCTTGAGTTCCTGAAGGGCTCCCATCATTGAATTCATCTGAGCATGGAGGCCATCTCCAGCTTCTTTCATGGATAActgcagaaagacagagagaaaaataaagataaaggaCTGATAGCGGTATTCACATTTACATttgtgtttcacacacacagacaaaaaaaatctcattgcaCAAGAGCAACTGACAACAGTCATTCATTCCAGCAAATATTAACAGTTATTATCCCTGGTAAAAAATTTGCTAAATTCAACATGGATCTATCTACTGCGATGACCCCCTTATGAATAATGGAGCAGGCTAAAGAAACTTATTAAAAAGATAAGTTATTGTACTAAGCCTGTTTTTTATCTCTTCACTTGTGGGTTTTAGGGTATGTTTAATTATGTGGTCATGTGACCTAGTTTTGGATGACAGGCTGGGGTCCCATATGGCCAGCGTATGAGCGAGAATCCAACTAGTGACAGCTGTAGAACACACttgctttcatttaaaaaaaaaaaacatctataatTTCCTTTTTACTTCCTTTCATTTGATTTATCATATCTGCTTTCTCCTCTGAGCCCATTGTATTCGTGTGTTCTACTCTCTGTGCAGCAGTAATCATCCTCTCTGCTTTTAACCTCCTCCGCCTCTCTTCCTGTTCTCATCTGTTTGAAAGCCTGCGTCATGTGACCTGGACTAACTGTCTTCTCCTGAAGGCAGCCACACAACCCAGAGCCAGCATCCTAACCCGTGTCTTAACTTCCAGCCTTGAATCACTGCATGCCCTCTGAATAACTGTCTTAGATATTATAGGTTTCTCTGCTATGATTTCATAACATGCTACTGATtgatgaatgaaaaataaagcatcTGTGAAAAGACACGAGGAAGCATGCAAGGAATTTTGAAAAATTAGTTCACGGGAAATTTTGGTGAAAATCTTGCAGAGCACACCTTCAGATGAACATGACTACACTTCCATAGAAGATGCTCTTAGTcaaccaacaaaaacaaatacctTTAAACTAAACTTTAAgccttcaaataaaataaattgctaCTATGAGAATAAACAGGCAGCTGTAATAAAAACCTACACCTtaccttaaaataaaatttaaaaaagcagcaggTTTTGATCCTCCTGGCTGCACCTCAGTCAGCCCGTCACTGTCTCTCACCTTTCAAATGGATCAGTCTGACTGCCTCTATATGTATCCCCCTCCAATGGAGGGACACCACTGGGAGTGACAGCCAATCACCACTGCCCATCTAGACTATAATCCCCAaatacaatgtgtgtgtgtgagggggtgGATGGGGGGACTCACTCAGGCGGAAACGGAATAACAATGAAAGGAGCGAGAGGGGTGGTGAGAGTCAGCCATATGAGCAGAGATGGAAAGGGTGGGGGCAAACAGGGGGGAATCCTTTGCCATATGTTTAGATGTCGAAGAGAAAACTGTTGATGGATTTAATTATGAATGACACCATTAGAACATAAGAAGGGGATGCAGAGGGCAGGAGGTTGGATGTAGGTGCAACAAAATTAGGCTGCGATACTTAGATCTCCAGGGAACAGTGATTATGCTGATCCTGGGTGGGAAAAGTTGCTGCATAGTGCAGTTGGCATTACAGCATCGTAATCAAAGCTTCTTATTACTGTGTGAGAAGGgatatgagtttttttttaatgtgggaAAATTGACAAATGTGACAAATTCTTAGATaacattttgatttaaaaagtaaaacacaaggcataaaaatgtgtgaaatgtatggaAAAGTCAGAATTGCTAGCTCAAAATATGCTAAAGTTAGTCCTCACTTTGTTAGTCCACTACTTCATCCCAGAATGTGACATCAATTCCTGGCCATTCCTCTGGCACCATGTTTACATTTAGAGAAATGTCTCAGCAACTATTGGATTGATTGTCATTAAATCTGGCACATCATTTACTTCACAGGATGAAGTTAATTACTTGCAGAGCTACCAACATGTCAAATTTTTAATATGTCCTGATTTTATAACCAACCATGCCACGCTGTTCACATCAGCCTCAGCCTTATAGAGTATGTTCACTGTTAATTAAAAGCTTCAGAAAACGTTTTGAATGcgattaacatttaaacctactGAACATCAGCATGTTGTCACGGAGAGCCTGTCCGCATGCCCCATTTAGCTTAGACACCACTGTGTCCAAGTGCAGCATCTTGGAGTTCCAGTGACCGTGCAGACCCTTAAAGGAAGTTCATGGTTTCTGCATGTCTGTAAATGTCTGCAACACAGGAATTTTGCTGTCTGCTCAAGCAGAAAGGGAGCAAGTTCACCAAAAGTGCATGTGCTAGACATTTCTCATGCACAGAATAAATACAGGGCAGCATGGTGGCATGGGGGTCAGCACTGTTGCCTAACAGTAAGAGGGAGCTGGGTTCGAATCTACCATCTGGCTGGGCCCTTTGTGTCTCCACGAGTTCTCTCCGAGCCCTCCAGTAATTTTAAATGAGAcctatgtgtgaatgtgagtctgAGTTAAGCCTGCGACagattggcgacctgtccagggtgtaccccacctctataatcagaagaaaatgaatggatggattatAAATATGACAACATCTGCTCTGCTTTCATTTAGCACTTGCACAACTTCAATAATGAATTTACAAAATTTAACCATATCAAAACATTTTTGGAGAAACAGAGTCACACAGATGCAGTGATTTAATTATTGCAAACTATTCTGCATATTATGTTCTTAAATTATTAATGAATATATAAAATAGACcaactttccttttctttcttttctaatatagaaaagaaagaaaataatatttctatatatataatatatagaaATATTAGCTCACAGTGTCATAAAGtttaaagagcaaaaaaaaaatctcttcatTGAAACACTGGTTTATTACATGTTTGTCATTCATCCAATTTGGACTGTCTACATACACTTGAAGCACAGTGACCTGGCTTTGACACCAATACACTATCCTTTACCATCAGCAGTAAATCTCTGCATTAAAACACTTGGCTTATCACGACATATGGCTGAGTAGATGCACGCGGGCGTGAATAACCTCTAAGATCAGATAATAGGCCTATCAATGCACATGCGGGGATGACAGGCCTCTGAGCTTCCCGCTGGCTCGCTAAATTAGGAAGTGAAGGTACATGTAATTAGCACAATAAGGTTGTCTCTTGTCTTTGTGCCTTTCACATATGGCTGACTTCATTAGCTGTAATTGTCTGCGTCCTGGGAAAGGCTGGGAAAGGGTGCATAATTACGGTTTACTTTCTTACACAAGAAAAGTCAACAAGACTTGAGGCAAAAGGGGAGTTATGTATTTATCATTGCATTTTTGGAGCCTTCAGTAAAGTTTATCCCAGGATCAGGATTGCTTTAATGTATTAAATTTGCTTTTGTAATATCATCTTCTAGGTATGCAGACTCAAAGAGCTGCACCTGTTTACACACGCTAACCTCAAACACTGCAGTTTAACATTCACGTGCAACTTTTCCATTATCCCTAAAATGCAGACACTCCCCacagttatttaaaaacacagtgttGTTTACTGGCATTTCTATTCTAAGGCGATATTAATAATTCATACTATGCTCTGGGGAACAAACAGGGGAACAGCAGTAAGCCAAACCCTATTATTCTACCTTTAACATGCCAACTAACTCCAGGCACTCCGCTGCCATTTCAAAGCTGAACTTTGTGGCCCAAATATGTCAGCCTTTTCATCCCTCATCCGATATCTTACTCAGAATGCCAAAAGTGACTTAAAAATGTTGTCCTGCGGCGGTTTCTTGTTTAGACACAGATGTTACGGAAATCCTAAGATGTCTCACTTTTACAATGTGTGAATCAGCCCAGGGCCTGGCAGACCTGAGAGGACCTACACGCGCACCTTAAGGGTTTAAGGACAAAAACGGAGATGAGAAATAATGTCTGTCTAATCTAATTTAACAAGAGAACTGGGATGAAATTGGCGCTGCAGGGAATTGTTGTACTGCCCAGAAACACTTTAATCATTAATGCAGTCTTGTGAAGTTTggttaaatcttcttttttccctttatttaaTCGAGAGAGTATGCATTTCTTTgagaatgtgaaaaaattgaaaaaaataagacaaacatTTAATCCCCCCCAAAACCCTCTACTTTCTCTTCTGGCTGCAGTGATGTTAGCCAAGGAGACATAATTGCCAATCAAGGGCTGAATGCTTCAGAGTTTAAGAACAAAGGCTGGCAGCCTTCATCTAATACTGAATAGAGGCTTATTAAAAAGTGGTGGGCTATTTAATtaagagctttaaaaaaaagtttataggTGATACTTTATTTCAGAGCCACATGTCAGATCTTTCTAACTGTGAAGACGCTTCTAGAAAACCATTCAATATACATGCAAGTGAATTAAATACCACaaagtataaataaatcagtgctCCTGCTCTGCTGTCTGTCAAGATCAAGTTCTGCCTTGATCATGGTTTCGGTATTACCTCATGTCAGTTATGAAGGGAAAAATAATGCGCTGTGCAAACACACTGAGCTCACACATCCACGCAAGTCCAGACTTGCCTCAGTAGAACGAAGTCAGTGTACTTTTTTAGAGCATGGATGCTGTGTTCAGATTATTAGGAGGAAAATAAACCCAAACAAGtaatcaaaaacaaaccagtgctCTATTCTGCCTACAAAATGCAGGCCAttcactgttgttgtttgttagtAGCTGAAGGGGGGAGGCCAAGGTTATCAGACCCAAAAGGTCTTCCTGTTTGGAAGGCGCTGACCAGCAGCAGCATCTATAGTGTGTACTCcccttcctccacctccacccctAATTAAATATGAATGGTGATCTGTGTGGGTCAAGGACAGGAATGGGTTCTCTGTCTGGGGGATACACACAAGGTCTCTGT
This DNA window, taken from Astatotilapia calliptera chromosome 5, fAstCal1.2, whole genome shotgun sequence, encodes the following:
- the inka2 gene encoding PAK4-inhibitor INKA2 isoform X2, which codes for MKEAGDGLHAQMNSMMGALQELKLLQVQTALENLDISGRPINRGMPHTASTAAAEPPAAAASASGEDQSRCIRETMSEEPSPNHMPSSRQSLESRNSTSLSENRSSLETSSSSSSSLESESERSQRSARSSRNARNARSETDLESIPRRWSGYTAPQVDFCGPVVGNPPPEAYPSHPRPRRAQIVDLPGILYSLSREGPSLDSDYSQDSTDDASDWTSSLMSRCRNRQPLVLGDNVFADLVGNWLDLPEVDKEEGEEEERAKRREERMDGGTERPDTPAHPLRLSRSQEICKKFSFTTNIFKKFLRSVRPDRDKLLKERPGWVAPELPEGDLYKRPKKLLPKSSKGSFYLPFWANGQQGKSSTCMHLPETERNHHQHLHQFYQQPFAGIYLDRRQPETGLEKMQPLFDYNTAVWV
- the inka2 gene encoding PAK4-inhibitor INKA2 isoform X1, which produces MEQRLAKQESKNMDACLRRLKQELLSMKEAGDGLHAQMNSMMGALQELKLLQVQTALENLDISGRPINRGMPHTASTAAAEPPAAAASASGEDQSRCIRETMSEEPSPNHMPSSRQSLESRNSTSLSENRSSLETSSSSSSSLESESERSQRSARSSRNARNARSETDLESIPRRWSGYTAPQVDFCGPVVGNPPPEAYPSHPRPRRAQIVDLPGILYSLSREGPSLDSDYSQDSTDDASDWTSSLMSRCRNRQPLVLGDNVFADLVGNWLDLPEVDKEEGEEEERAKRREERMDGGTERPDTPAHPLRLSRSQEICKKFSFTTNIFKKFLRSVRPDRDKLLKERPGWVAPELPEGDLYKRPKKLLPKSSKGSFYLPFWANGQQGKSSTCMHLPETERNHHQHLHQFYQQPFAGIYLDRRQPETGLEKMQPLFDYNTAVWV